The following DNA comes from Cloacibacillus sp..
AAGTTAACGCGACACTCATTTCTCTTTGGGGGCGCTTTTACTTTTGCAATTGACATGACAGACAACATTATTTTTCACCCCTCTTGACAAATAGAAAGTTTGGAGTATCATACCTCTGCAGGATAAATGAACTTTTTATTATTTTATTCATTCGAAATAGTTAAATATCGCGGTTTTTGTGAACCTAAGTAACACAAAGGAAACAAAAACAGTGCCGTATGATATAATTATTAGAATATTTAATAATAAAAAGTTTAATAATATTAATTATAATTAAAAAATTAACGGAGGTATCTTTATCATGACTGCAACTTGTATCGTATGCGAAGCAAATGTATCCCTTCCCCAGGACTGCTGCGAAGGCGAGCTTCTTATCTGCCCTGACTGCGGCACGGAGCTCGAGGTAATCTCGCTTGATCCCCTTACCGTAGAAGAGGCTCCCCAGGTGCAGGAAGACTGGGGCGAATAAAAAATGGCGACACTGCGCATTCTCTTCACAAGGCTCCGAACCGAGGAGAAGCTGCTTAAAGAGGCGGCGGAGCGCCTCGGTATCCCCTGCGAGCTGCAGAACGTCGGCGATACCGTCTTCGGCGAAGAGCCTTTTTGCCAGGCCGACGACGTAGTGCTTGCGCGCTGTGTCTCGCACAACCAGAACGAGGGCGTAGCCCAGATGCTGGAGACGCAGGGGATAACGGTGGTCAACTCTTCCCGCGTTATGGGGATCTGCGGCAATAAGCTCACCACCTCCGCCGTACTGGCGCAGGCCGGCGTCCCTCAGCCGAAATTCCTCGTCGCCTTCACCCCCGAGGGAGCGCTTGAAGCGGTGGAATCCCTCGGATATCCGGCGGTCTGCAAGCCCGTAAGCGGCAGCTGGGGCCGTCTGCTCGCCAAGATCAACGACCGCGAGAGCGCGGAGGCGATATTCGAGCACAAATCGATGCTCGGAGCCATCCATAATACCTTCTACATTCAGGAATTTGTCGATAAGGGCAGCTTCGACGTCCGCGCCTTCGTCATCAACGGCGAACCGCTCTGCGCGATCGCCCGTACGAGCGAACACTGGATCACAAACACGGCGCGCGGCGGCTCGGCCTCAAACCTTCCGCTCGACGACGAGACTACGGAGATCCTTCGCTCGGTACACGCGGCGATAGGAGGCGAGTTCCTCGCGGTCGATCTTTTCAAGGCGAACGGCCGCTGGCTCGTCAACGAGGTCAACGACGGCGGCGAATTCCGCAACTCGATAGCCCCCACGGGCAGGGATATTCCCGGCGCGGTGGTCGAGGTCGCCTGGAACAGAAGAAAAGGATAATTTTTATGACCAACTGCATCACGGCTTACGAATCAATAATAAAGTTTGAGGAAAAGTGCAAGCGCGGAATAAAGCGGTTGCCCTATGGGTCGTGGATTTTTGCAGCGTCGATTTAAGTTTGCCGACTGACCAAGCAAAGACACGGCTCGCCTCCAGAAGGACGCGGGCCTTTTTCATGCTTAAGATAATTTTTTAAGGAGTGTGCAGAGATGACAGAGAGGATTCCAGTAACTATATGGGGCGCAACGGGCTTCGCCGGGGCGGAACTTCTGCGGATATTCGCCCGCCATCCCCATTTTGAGGTCATAGGGGCGGTGTCCCGCTCAAAGGCCGGTATTTCGGTCGGCGCGGCGCATCCGCATCTGCGCCATGTATATAACGACCTTACCTTTATTTCACCGGAGGAGGCAAATTCACTATCCGCCGCCGCGGCTTTTCTCGCGCTGCCCCACCGCGCCTCGGCGCAGGAGGCGGTGCGCCGCCTCGAGGCGGGAGAGCGCGTAATCGATCTTTCGGCGGATTTCCGCCTGCGCAGCGCGGAGGCGTATAAAAACTGGTACGGCGTAGATCATCCTGCGCCGCAGCTCCTGTCGGAGGCCGTCTACGGCCTGCCGGAGCTGCATCGGGCCGAGATGGCCTCCGCGCGCCTGATCTCCGGCGTCGGCTGCAACGCGACCTCGGCGATCACGGCGCTGCTGCCGCTCGCAAGGGCGGGGCTGATCGAGGAGGCGCGTATCGAGTGCCGCGTGGGCTCCTCCGAGGCGGGAGCCAACGCCGACGAGGGCTCGGCCCACGCGATGCGCAGCCGCGTTCTGCGAGTGGTAAATCCCTTCGTTCACCGTCATATGGCGGAGGTTGTGCAGGAGCTTTCGATGGAGCAGAGCTCATTCACGATGGGCGTCACCGCCGTCGAGCTGGTGCGCGGCATTCAGTGCCTCGCCCATGTGACGCTGAACCGCCAGGTACGCGAGGCCGAGATATGGAAGCTCTACCGCGCGGCCTGGAATGGCGAGCCTTTCGTCTCCTTCACCCCAGCGAAACCTGCGCATTTCCGTATCCCCGATCCCCGCTTCGTCATCGGCAGCAACCGCGTGCTGACGGGCTTCATGCTCGCCGAGGACGGACGCCGGATGATCGCCGCCTCGGCGATCGACAATCTAATGAAGGGCGCGGCAGGCTCGGCGGTGCAGTGCGCGAACCTGATGTTCGGCCTTCCGGAGACGGAGGGGCTCGATATGATGCCCGTCTATCCCGCTTAGCGGCTGACGCATCTAACCGGCGGAATCATTGTTTTTAAGGAAAGGAAGTATACAGTTATGATCGGAGTTGTAAAAATCGGCGGCGCGTCGGGCAACAGGCTCGAGCCGCTCATAGATGAGATCGCGGCGAGGAGCCGCGCCGGAGAGCGCTGGATCGTCGTACACGGCGCAAGCGGAGTAATGAACGACCTCTGCGCCGCACGCGGGCTCGAAATACGCATGGTGACCAGCCCCTCGGGCTATCGCAGCCGCTTTGTCGGAGAAAAGGAGCGCGAGCTCTTCCGCGAAGCCGCCCTCTCTTACGGCGCGCGTATTATGGAGATGCTCGCGGAGCGCGGCGTAAAGGCCGTTCAGGAGGACCCCGAGAGCGCCCCCTACGCCGCAGCGAAACGCAAGGATTTCCTGCGTGAGAGCGTGAACGGCCGCATGAGGATTCTGCGCGGCAACTACAGCGGCACGGTGACGAAGATAGAGCCATCGCCGCTGCTTGAAGCACTTGAGGGCGGCTTCGTGCCGGTCGTTCCCCCGCTCGCGCTCGACTCGGAGCTTGGTATTTCGCTGAATATCGACGGCGACCGTCTCGCGGCACAGATCGCGGGCGCGGTAAAGGCCGATCTTCTCATCATTCTATCGAACGTCCCCGGGCTCATGAAGGATATCGACGATCCGCAGTCGCTCATCGCAAAGGGCAGACTCGCGGACTGGGATATCATCGAACACTACGCGCAGGGCAACATGAAGCGTAAGGTCGTCGCCTGTAAAGAGGCTCTGGAGCTCTCGATACCCAACGTCTACCTCGCGGACGGCCGCGTGGCAAATCCCCTGGCAAACGCGATGGAGGGACATTCGACATGGCTGGTACGTTAAGCAGGCTCTACGGCGGGCGCGGCATCGCGCTCACACACGGCGAGGGCGCCTATGTATGGGACGGCGGCGGCCGCCGCTACATCGACTTTTTCAACGGACACGGGGCGGCGCTCTTCGGCCACGCCAATCCGGTGCTGATGGAGGCGCTGAGCGAGGCCTCCCGCGGCGTCTGGAGCTGCGGCGCGGGATATGAATCGCCGGTACGCGAGGAGCTGGCCGCCATCCTCGGCGGTGAGCTAGGCGACGGTATGGTATTTTTATGCAACAGCGGCACCGAAGCGATCGAGGGAGCTCTTAAACTCGCGGCGGCGCTGGGCGGCAAACGCCATGAGATAATAGCCTGCCGCCGGGGCTTCCACGGCAGGAGTTGCGGCGCGCTCGGGCTCACCTTCAACCCGAAGTACCGCGCCCCCTTCGCTTCCCTAATCCCTGCGGCGAAGCATTACGCTCCGGAGGATATTCCCGCGAAGATCAGCAACGAGACGCTCGCGGTATTCATAGAACCGGTTCAGGGAGAGGGCGGCGTCTATCCCATTCCGGAGGAGGTGGGGCGCGCCGTCACCGAAAGCTGCCACGCGCATGGCGTACTGCTGATCGCCGACGAGGTGCAGAGCGGACTCGGCCGCTGCGGCTCATTCTTCGCCTCTCCGGCGAGGGGGCTCGCCCCCGATATTATCTGCCTCGCCAAGGGGCTCGCGGGCGGCATGCCGGCGGGAGCCGTGATCTGGCGCGGCGAGCTTGGAGATTTTCCGCCGCATTCCCACGGCTCGACATACGGCGGCAACGAACTGACCGCGCGCGTCTCACTCGCCGCTTTGAAATATATAAAAGAAAATGATCTCTGCGCCCACGCCGCGAAGGTCGGCGCTTTCATCCGAGAGGAAATCACACGGAGAAATATCCCCCTCGTCAGCGACGTGCGCGGCGCCGGGCTGCTGATCGGCGTTGAAACGGAGATACCCTCACAGGATATCGTTAAGGCGCTGCAGGAAGACGGCCTGCTCTCGCTCGCCGCGGGACCGCGCGTCGTGCGTTTCCTCCCCTCCTTCGCGGTCACGGAGGAGACGGCGCGCGAGGCGATAGACATCTTTGAAAAGACAATGAACGGCATTCAGGCTCAGCGCAGAGCCGGACACACACAGCCGGAGGGCAGATAGATGCGCCTGCCTGAATCGGTCGGACTTCTCGTGGATATCGTCGCCGTACCAAGCCCGACCGGACACGAGGAGGACGCGGCGCGGATGCTCGCCGACCGCCTGCCGCGCTTCGGCTGGGAGACCTCGCACCTAGACGGCGCCGGTTCGGTGATCGCCACGCGCGGCAACGGCGATAAGGAGCTCGTGCTGCTCAGCCATATCGACACAGTCCCCGGCGGCCCCAAGCTCTTCGTCAATGAAGAGAGGATCGAGGGACGTGGTTCAGTCAACGCTAAGAGCCCCTGCTGCGCCCTCGCGGTAGGCGGCGGCGCCGTCGAAGTGCCTGAAGACTGGCGCATCACGTTTGTCGCCGCCGTCGGCGAGGAGATCGATTCGCGCGGCGCCCGTTTCCGTATGCCGCTCCACGAACCGGCGGCCCTCGTCGTCGGCGAGCCAACTGGCAGTAACGGCGTCGCCCTCTCATACCGCGGGCGCATCCTCTTCTCCTTTATCGCGGAGGACAGCGGCGCGCACCGCTCCGGCAGCCCCGGACCGATGTCTGATACCGTGCTTGCCGCCGCCTCGATGATGCAGATAACGGAGAATATGGGCAAGGGTTATTCGATAGCGATCATGGAGATGGAGGGACATGAGGCGGGGAAACGCTCCGCCTCCATCACGATGGACCTGCGCACTCCCATCGGCGCGCAGCAGGACGAGCTGGAGCTGAGGCTCAGCGAGACGGCGGCCGCCTTCAGCGTCGGCCTGAAGGTGATCGAATATGTGCCGCCGCATGAGGTACATAAGTCTGACCCCGTCATACGCGCCTTCCGTACGGCGATACGCGACGTCACGGGCGAGCCGCCGCGAGTGCTTGCGAAGCAGGGCACCTGCGACTTCAACGTGCTCTCCACCTGGGGCTGTCCGATGGGAGCCTTCGGCCCCGGAGACTCAAAATACGACCACAGCTCTAACGAGCAGATCGAGATAAAGGAATTCCTGCGCGGCGTAGAGGTCGTGAAGGGCGCCCTGCCGAAAATAATGGCGGCGATAGAGTAAGCGGAGCTTACCTCTTGGCGTTGGCGGAGAATGCGAATACGGTGTTTTCCCCGTCACAGTTTCCCCACAATTATGCTGTATAATAGACGGCACAGAATAAGAAGAAGGGGGCGTTTTGAATGAGACTTAGAAGAGGATTTGCCGCGCTTTTTGCCGCACTGACGGTTATGACGGCCGGCGCCGCTTTCGCCCATCCGCCGACGGACGTCAACGCCGTCTGGAATAAAGACAACGGAACGCTGACCGTTACAGCGGCGCATCAGGTAAATGACAGGACGAAGCACTACGTCATGACTCTTGTCGTAAAAGAGGGCAGCAAACAGCTACAGATGAAAAAATACACGGAACAGCAATCCAACGAAGGCTTTTCCGACACCATACCGCTCAGCGGTGTAAAACCAGGAACGCAGCTAACGGTCGAGCTTACCTGCAATATTATGGGAACGGCGGAAAAGACGATAACGGTCCAATAACGAATTATTACCGCTACAGTAAAGAGCAAGAGGAGGCGTATGCGCCTCCTCTTTTTATACCGCGATATCCCGGAATATATACAAGTGAAAAATATTTAGTTTTTATCCGTGACCTTTCCGTCGTACCAGTAGTATCTTGTGACAGGCTTCGCATCGGAGCCTACGAGCGCCTCGGCCGCGCCGAACCATGAGACGGAGGTCTTTACCGGATTTCCGTACCTTACGCGCAGCGGCGCGTCGGTACGCGGCCCGTATTCGCGCGTCTCGCCCGGTTTAAGCAGCCCCTCGAAAAGGACCTCTTTTCCAACGCTGAATTTTATCCAGATAACGCCCTTTGCACTAACTTTGATCAGCGGCGCAGCAGCTGTCTGGGCCGCCGGTGCGGGCACAGCGGCCGCTGCCGGCGGTTTATCCGGCGAGAGCGCCGGCTTCGCGGCAGCCGGAGCCTTGCCGTCCATCCAGCCAAGATCGACCGATGCTGGTCCTGGCTGCGGCTGGCTCTGGACTGGAGCGTCGGCGCTTGCCGTCTCCGTCCGAGCCTCCTTTTGATCCACCATCGCGGCGGTACCGCCATCAAGCGGCGTTGTCGCCTCGTTTGTGATCTCACCCCGGTACTGCCAGGTTATCCAGGCCGCTGCGCCGAGCGAAAGGATCACTATAATGTAGACCCAAATATGCGACCTGTGCCGGAATACTTTCGGGCTGCTGGTATAACTGGCCTCCGCGTCATCCCGCCGGTAGGCGCTCAGGGCCTCGTTTTCTTTTTTCGTCAGGCGGTCATACCGCTCCCAAAGGTCTCCCGCGTTGAGATATTCGCAGTACTGCCTCAGGAAGCTGCGGCAGAACGGACCTTTGGGAAGCCTGTCGAGCTGACCGTCTTCTATCGCCGCCAGATGTTTTTTTTGTATCTTCGTCGCGTTCCAGGCATCGTCAAGCGTCAGTTTCTGCGCCTCGCGCAGCTCCCGGAGTTTTCTCCCCAGCTCCGCCGATACCTCTGTCGCCTTCTTGTTTTCGTCTTCATTTTGCGAGGAATTTGCTCCTGCTGCCATGCAGCCTACCCCCTTTGTGCTGATCTGCGCATCTCCTTTATTACCTCCGAAGGTTCAGGCTGTCCAAAGACCGCGCTGCCCGCAACCACGGCGTCGCAGCCCGCCGCCGCTATCTCCGCGACGTTCTTCGGCCCGACTCCTCCGTCCATTTCGATCAGATATCCCCATCCACGCTCACTGCGCACTTTGGACAGCCAGCGCACTTTGTCAAGCGTCTCCGCGATAAATGACTGCCCCCCGTAGCCGGGATTGACGGACATCACAAGGACAAGGTCCGCCATATGAAGCACCGGCAAAAGCGGCTCCGCCGCGGTGCCCGGATTTATTGAGACGCCGGCCATCACGCCGGAGTCCTTTATCCTTTGGAGCACACGGTGGATATGCCTGGCAGCCTCCAGATGAACCGTCAGCAGAGTTGTTCCCGCGGAGAGAAACATATCAAGAAAATCCTCCGCCGGCTCGACCATGATATGCACGTCAAGAAACGCCTGCGGATACCTTTTGCGCAGCGCGCTGACGAGCGCCGGTCCATAGGAGAGGTTCGGGACAAAGTGCCCGTCCATGATATCCACATGGAGCCAGTCGGCTTCGCCTTTAAGTTCTCCGATGTGACGCTCCATGTTGAGGATGTCCGCGGACAACAGGGAGGGAGCAATGAGAATCTCCCTGCCATTTTTCAGCTCTTTTAGTTGTAACGGTCCTGCCATACAAAATCTCCTCCAAGGAAAATCGTTATGCGTGCCTCACCCGTATAGGGAACGTTCATTGAGATGTATTCCCCACTGTTCGCCATGCCGTCCTTCAGCACCCTTGTGCCGGAATCGTCGGTCATCTCTATCTTCAGGGACAGAGGCTTGGTGAGCGGCGGCACCTGGTAGCGCACCTTCGCGTTCTTGGTCGGCGCGGCGGGCTCCGCGGGGGCTGGTTTCGGCGCTGGCGTCGGCGCAGGGGCCGGCGTCTCAACTTTAGGAGTCTCGGTCTTTACAGGCTCCGTCTTCGCGGGTTCGGTCTTTTTTATCACCGGTTCTTCGGTGGCCGGAATCTTGGAAGGTATCGTCGTCGGCGCGGCCTCTTTTATCACGACCTTTCGCACCGCCTCGGCGCGTTCTTTATCCTGATCGTTGGAGGGGGGGACGTCGGGGGCTGCCTCCGAGGCCAGAGGCTCTCTCGCAAAGGTGAGATTCACCAGCGAACCGGCGGGGACCTTTGCCCCGCCCTTCGGACGCGACGAAAGCACGCTGCCGATGGGCATCGAGGTCGAGGGCGCGTCCGCCATTTGTCCCAGACGCAGTCCAAGCTGCTCTATCATCGCGATAGCCGACTCCTGGTCCTGCCCGCGAAGGTCGGGCATCGTCACAAAGGAACTCTCACCGCTCGTGCCGCTGCTGACGAGCAGGCTCACCATACAGTTAGCCGCTACCTGCTGGGGAGAGGCGGGATTCTGTGCAATGATCGTGCCAGAGGGTTTCAGCCTATCCGTGACCCGCGTTATCTTATCGACCTTAAAACCGGCCTCACTGAGCTTTTTGACGCCCTCCTCGAACTTAAGCCCTCGGACGTCGGGGATCGGCTGTATCGCGCCCCCCTTGCTCACGCGCAGCAGGACAACCTTCCCCTTGGAGACCTTTTCCCCGGCGGAGAGGTTTTGTGAGACGACGGTATCCGCCGGCATCGGGGAATCAACCTTGTCCACCTTAGCCAGCAGCCCCCTCTCCTGCAGCGCGTCAACTGCGTCGACGAGCTGCATCCCCGTGACGGACGGCACCTCGGAATCCTTATCCTCGATGAAGACCATCTTTATTCCGATATATGCGCAGCCTATTATCACAAGAAAAGCGAGTATCATTCCCCAACGGTGAATTCTGCCCATTGAACCAACCTCCGTTTATTTCCTCTTCGCAAGAAGCGTCATATAGAATCCATCGACCCACGGCAGCGACGGCGTGACCGTCGTTCCGTAAGGCTTGCCCTTTATCATGAATTTAGCCGTACGTTCGGTTGGCAGCTCGATAAGCTCCGGATGGCGGGCCATGACGTCGGCGATGACCTTTTCGTTCTCGTCGCGGAAGAGGCTGCATGTGCTGTATGCTATGATCCCGCCGGGAGCAACCAGGGATACGGCGCGTTCCAGCAGCTGCTTTTGCAGAACGCTGTTCTGCTGCACCTGCTCCGGCGAACAGCGCCATTTGCTCTCGGGGTGACGGCCCCAGGTGCCGCTTCCGGTGCAGGGGGCGTCAAGCAGTATCGCCGACGGCGCCTCGTCGGGAACTAGGGAGAGAGAGTCGCCCCTCTTGAAGGTCACCCTGTCCTCGGTATGCATACGCATCATCTCAAACCTGGCGGACTTTATCTTGCCCTCCGAAATATCCCAGGCCTCTATATGCGCCTCGGGAAGAATATCCGCGAGCTGTCCCGTCTTAACGCCGCGTCCGCAGCACATATCGAGTATCCGGCCGCCCTTCCAGCGTTTGGCGATCAGTTCTGGTACGAGCATCGACGATTCGCTCTGCGGCATGATCCGTCCCTCGCCAAAACCGGGAAGATCGACAGGGTAAGGATTAGCCGCCGTACGGACGGAAAATTCCAGAAAGGGCGATGCCCATCCTTTGCGCCCAGAGGCGTTGTATTCCTCAATATATTGGCCGCGGTCCACCCCGCGCGAAAGGCGAAGGGAGAGATAGGTCTTCATACCGCTCGCGCGCACGAGCCTCTTCGCCTCGGGAATCGAAAGCTCTTTCGACCACAAGGCGGCGGCCCAGCCGGGTACCCCCCAATAAAGGGCCTGGTCCCTGAGCGCGCTGCTCTTTTTAAGGCCTTCGATAAACTTCTGCGATTCGTCGGCAACCGTATGGAGCACGGCGTTGACAAGTCCTATATCTCTCATCTCGCCGCTGTTTTTTATCGCCTGCACCAGTCCGTTTATCAGGACAGGCAGCGCGAAATGCTTAAGCTCCACTATTCCCGCGATACCGATCATCAGCGCGTTCATCGTAAGCGGCGGGAGTTCGCGCGGATTGCGCTTGCAGTATTTTAGCAACACCGTCTTCCACAGACTCTGCCGCCGCAGCGTACAATAAACAAGCGTCGCGGCAAGTTTGCGGTCTGCGGGCGCGATGTTGTTATATACCTTTCTCAGCGCCTCTGAAGCAAACGCCCCATTTTGCACCTCTCCATATATTGTAAGAGCGGCCTCTAATCCCCTCATAGAATCAACCCCTTATCACGAGAGAAAAGGATGTCGCACAACATCTTTTCTCAACGACCTCTATTATACTATACGAAAAAGATAAAAATTCAGGCGGCACGGCCGCCAGCGGTCACAAGGCAACTGCTCCCCGTACGGGGAGCAGTTCTAATTTTATTCTCCTACGATTCCCGATCCCACAACGCAGGCAAAGCAGCCGCGGCAAATCCGTGAATGGCCGGCCTGGTATCGGTGAGAGGAAAAAGAGATTGCTATTTTCATCGCTGCTTCGCCTAAAAATACGCCGCGCGAAGGCTTTTAATCGCGGCGCATATTGCGCAGCGCGAGCAGACGCACAAGCTGCAGCACGGTCATCACCAGCGCCGCCACATAGGTCAGCGCCGCCGCGTCGAGCACGGCCTTGGCGCCGCCGAGCTCGCTCCCCGAAAGGGTATTCGTCTCGCTCAGCAGCTTCAGAGCCCTCGCGCTCGCGTCAAACTCAAGCGGCAGGGTCACGAGGTGAAAGACAAGCACGCCGCAGAAGAGCAGGATGCCGACGTTGAGCAGATTCAGCGAGCCAAAAATCAGCCCGATAAAGAATAGCGGCATCGAAAGCGTCGAGCAGAGCTGCACGCCCGGCGCGATCGCGTTGCGGAACTTCAGAAAGCCGTAGCCCTCCTTGTCCTGTATCGCGTGGCCGACCTCATGGGCGGCAACGCCGATAGCCGCGATGCTGCGGCTGGAATTTACGCTGTCTGAAAGGCGCAGGACCTTTGAGCGTGGATCGTAGTGGTCGGTCAGTTCGCCGGGGACGCGCTCGATTTTGACGTTCGCCAGCCCGCGGCGGTCAAGCAGCGTGCGTGAGACCTGCTCCGCCGAGACTCCGCTCATGGCGCGGACTTCACTGTATTTCGCAAAAGCGCCCTTGACCTTGAACTGGGCCCACATCGAGAATATCAGGGCCGGGATCAGCACGATGATCGTCGGGTCGAAAAACGGATAGAACATCCGTGGCACCTCCTAATCTAATTTCTATATATTATAGTCTAATTTGGTCAATTTTATTTGCCGACGCCGTAAAAATCAGCAATTTCATTGACGACGCGCTCCTGCTCCTCGGGCAGCAGCTCGGGGAACATAGGCAGCGCGAGCACTTCGTCGGCAAGCATCTCCGACACGGGGAAATCGCCTTTGGCGTAGCCGAGATATGAGAAGCAGTGCTGCAGATGGAGCGGCAGCGGATAATAGACGCGCGACGTTACGCCGCGCTCGTCGAGGAACTTCTGAAGCTCGTCGCGCCTCTGCGCGCGAATAACATACTGGTGGTAGACATGGCGTCCTCCCGCGAGCTCCGCCGGCGGTGTGATAAGCTCCAGCAGTCCCTTCTCGGCGAAGAGCGTCATATAACGCTCGGCGACGATACGGCGCTCTTCATTCCAGCCCTCAAGATGGCGCAGACGCACACGGAGGATCGCCGCCTGCAGCGCGTCGAGGCGGCTGTTTATGCCGACCTCTTCGTGGAAATAGGTCTTGCCC
Coding sequences within:
- the lysW gene encoding lysine biosynthesis protein LysW, translating into MTATCIVCEANVSLPQDCCEGELLICPDCGTELEVISLDPLTVEEAPQVQEDWGE
- a CDS encoding RimK family alpha-L-glutamate ligase, giving the protein MATLRILFTRLRTEEKLLKEAAERLGIPCELQNVGDTVFGEEPFCQADDVVLARCVSHNQNEGVAQMLETQGITVVNSSRVMGICGNKLTTSAVLAQAGVPQPKFLVAFTPEGALEAVESLGYPAVCKPVSGSWGRLLAKINDRESAEAIFEHKSMLGAIHNTFYIQEFVDKGSFDVRAFVINGEPLCAIARTSEHWITNTARGGSASNLPLDDETTEILRSVHAAIGGEFLAVDLFKANGRWLVNEVNDGGEFRNSIAPTGRDIPGAVVEVAWNRRKG
- the argC gene encoding N-acetyl-gamma-glutamyl-phosphate reductase — translated: MTERIPVTIWGATGFAGAELLRIFARHPHFEVIGAVSRSKAGISVGAAHPHLRHVYNDLTFISPEEANSLSAAAAFLALPHRASAQEAVRRLEAGERVIDLSADFRLRSAEAYKNWYGVDHPAPQLLSEAVYGLPELHRAEMASARLISGVGCNATSAITALLPLARAGLIEEARIECRVGSSEAGANADEGSAHAMRSRVLRVVNPFVHRHMAEVVQELSMEQSSFTMGVTAVELVRGIQCLAHVTLNRQVREAEIWKLYRAAWNGEPFVSFTPAKPAHFRIPDPRFVIGSNRVLTGFMLAEDGRRMIAASAIDNLMKGAAGSAVQCANLMFGLPETEGLDMMPVYPA
- a CDS encoding uridylate kinase yields the protein MIGVVKIGGASGNRLEPLIDEIAARSRAGERWIVVHGASGVMNDLCAARGLEIRMVTSPSGYRSRFVGEKERELFREAALSYGARIMEMLAERGVKAVQEDPESAPYAAAKRKDFLRESVNGRMRILRGNYSGTVTKIEPSPLLEALEGGFVPVVPPLALDSELGISLNIDGDRLAAQIAGAVKADLLIILSNVPGLMKDIDDPQSLIAKGRLADWDIIEHYAQGNMKRKVVACKEALELSIPNVYLADGRVANPLANAMEGHSTWLVR
- a CDS encoding aminotransferase class III-fold pyridoxal phosphate-dependent enzyme, with protein sequence MAGTLSRLYGGRGIALTHGEGAYVWDGGGRRYIDFFNGHGAALFGHANPVLMEALSEASRGVWSCGAGYESPVREELAAILGGELGDGMVFLCNSGTEAIEGALKLAAALGGKRHEIIACRRGFHGRSCGALGLTFNPKYRAPFASLIPAAKHYAPEDIPAKISNETLAVFIEPVQGEGGVYPIPEEVGRAVTESCHAHGVLLIADEVQSGLGRCGSFFASPARGLAPDIICLAKGLAGGMPAGAVIWRGELGDFPPHSHGSTYGGNELTARVSLAALKYIKENDLCAHAAKVGAFIREEITRRNIPLVSDVRGAGLLIGVETEIPSQDIVKALQEDGLLSLAAGPRVVRFLPSFAVTEETAREAIDIFEKTMNGIQAQRRAGHTQPEGR
- a CDS encoding M20/M25/M40 family metallo-hydrolase, whose translation is MRLPESVGLLVDIVAVPSPTGHEEDAARMLADRLPRFGWETSHLDGAGSVIATRGNGDKELVLLSHIDTVPGGPKLFVNEERIEGRGSVNAKSPCCALAVGGGAVEVPEDWRITFVAAVGEEIDSRGARFRMPLHEPAALVVGEPTGSNGVALSYRGRILFSFIAEDSGAHRSGSPGPMSDTVLAAASMMQITENMGKGYSIAIMEMEGHEAGKRSASITMDLRTPIGAQQDELELRLSETAAAFSVGLKVIEYVPPHEVHKSDPVIRAFRTAIRDVTGEPPRVLAKQGTCDFNVLSTWGCPMGAFGPGDSKYDHSSNEQIEIKEFLRGVEVVKGALPKIMAAIE
- a CDS encoding RodZ domain-containing protein, which codes for MAAGANSSQNEDENKKATEVSAELGRKLRELREAQKLTLDDAWNATKIQKKHLAAIEDGQLDRLPKGPFCRSFLRQYCEYLNAGDLWERYDRLTKKENEALSAYRRDDAEASYTSSPKVFRHRSHIWVYIIVILSLGAAAWITWQYRGEITNEATTPLDGGTAAMVDQKEARTETASADAPVQSQPQPGPASVDLGWMDGKAPAAAKPALSPDKPPAAAAVPAPAAQTAAAPLIKVSAKGVIWIKFSVGKEVLFEGLLKPGETREYGPRTDAPLRVRYGNPVKTSVSWFGAAEALVGSDAKPVTRYYWYDGKVTDKN
- the rpe gene encoding ribulose-phosphate 3-epimerase; the encoded protein is MAGPLQLKELKNGREILIAPSLLSADILNMERHIGELKGEADWLHVDIMDGHFVPNLSYGPALVSALRKRYPQAFLDVHIMVEPAEDFLDMFLSAGTTLLTVHLEAARHIHRVLQRIKDSGVMAGVSINPGTAAEPLLPVLHMADLVLVMSVNPGYGGQSFIAETLDKVRWLSKVRSERGWGYLIEMDGGVGPKNVAEIAAAGCDAVVAGSAVFGQPEPSEVIKEMRRSAQRG
- a CDS encoding PASTA domain-containing protein; this encodes MGRIHRWGMILAFLVIIGCAYIGIKMVFIEDKDSEVPSVTGMQLVDAVDALQERGLLAKVDKVDSPMPADTVVSQNLSAGEKVSKGKVVLLRVSKGGAIQPIPDVRGLKFEEGVKKLSEAGFKVDKITRVTDRLKPSGTIIAQNPASPQQVAANCMVSLLVSSGTSGESSFVTMPDLRGQDQESAIAMIEQLGLRLGQMADAPSTSMPIGSVLSSRPKGGAKVPAGSLVNLTFAREPLASEAAPDVPPSNDQDKERAEAVRKVVIKEAAPTTIPSKIPATEEPVIKKTEPAKTEPVKTETPKVETPAPAPTPAPKPAPAEPAAPTKNAKVRYQVPPLTKPLSLKIEMTDDSGTRVLKDGMANSGEYISMNVPYTGEARITIFLGGDFVWQDRYN
- a CDS encoding RsmB/NOP family class I SAM-dependent RNA methyltransferase, whose product is MRGLEAALTIYGEVQNGAFASEALRKVYNNIAPADRKLAATLVYCTLRRQSLWKTVLLKYCKRNPRELPPLTMNALMIGIAGIVELKHFALPVLINGLVQAIKNSGEMRDIGLVNAVLHTVADESQKFIEGLKKSSALRDQALYWGVPGWAAALWSKELSIPEAKRLVRASGMKTYLSLRLSRGVDRGQYIEEYNASGRKGWASPFLEFSVRTAANPYPVDLPGFGEGRIMPQSESSMLVPELIAKRWKGGRILDMCCGRGVKTGQLADILPEAHIEAWDISEGKIKSARFEMMRMHTEDRVTFKRGDSLSLVPDEAPSAILLDAPCTGSGTWGRHPESKWRCSPEQVQQNSVLQKQLLERAVSLVAPGGIIAYSTCSLFRDENEKVIADVMARHPELIELPTERTAKFMIKGKPYGTTVTPSLPWVDGFYMTLLAKRK
- a CDS encoding zinc metallopeptidase — encoded protein: MFYPFFDPTIIVLIPALIFSMWAQFKVKGAFAKYSEVRAMSGVSAEQVSRTLLDRRGLANVKIERVPGELTDHYDPRSKVLRLSDSVNSSRSIAAIGVAAHEVGHAIQDKEGYGFLKFRNAIAPGVQLCSTLSMPLFFIGLIFGSLNLLNVGILLFCGVLVFHLVTLPLEFDASARALKLLSETNTLSGSELGGAKAVLDAAALTYVAALVMTVLQLVRLLALRNMRRD